The following are encoded together in the Novipirellula artificiosorum genome:
- a CDS encoding nickel pincer cofactor-dependent isomerase, group 22, translating to MSKAGLRDLPWFFPLRQSFESRPVDDVPRRVVGAIGKSCFASRLKRGQSVAIAVGSRGVAELQSVVAAVVDFVHAAGGKAKVVPAMGSHGGATAEGQTRLLASLGIEESTVGCPIDASMDTVIVDTNKSGLAIHFDRIASESDHLVMINRIKPHTRLSGRYESGLVKMLLIGLGNHRGAATYHQAFGDHDYCLDPLARDIVPRILDAMPISLGIGIVEDALGRVSHVEVVSPDRMLEVEPELLRMARSQMPMLPFNDVDLLIIDEIGKEISGTGMDTNVVGRKTNDRVAARDEYPKVRQIYVRGLTANTDGNATGIGMAEYCHRNVIESIDYAKTRVNCLTSAHPSAGAVPISFDCDRELLTACLSQSGLRNRKELRWLWIRSTLDLSEVMCSEAYWTAAEADARLVPLEIPAPLRFDSVGDLIVSNRIR from the coding sequence ATGAGCAAGGCAGGTTTGCGAGATTTACCCTGGTTTTTTCCGCTCCGTCAATCTTTCGAATCGCGACCGGTCGATGATGTCCCGCGAAGGGTGGTTGGTGCAATCGGAAAATCCTGCTTTGCCTCGCGGTTAAAGCGTGGACAATCGGTGGCCATTGCAGTTGGCAGTCGCGGTGTGGCGGAGTTGCAGTCGGTGGTCGCAGCGGTCGTCGATTTCGTCCATGCAGCCGGCGGCAAGGCGAAGGTGGTACCGGCGATGGGCAGCCATGGGGGGGCAACCGCCGAGGGGCAAACCCGACTGCTCGCATCGTTGGGGATTGAAGAGTCCACGGTTGGCTGTCCGATCGATGCATCGATGGATACGGTGATCGTGGACACGAACAAATCGGGGCTGGCGATTCATTTTGATCGAATCGCCAGCGAATCGGATCATCTGGTGATGATTAACCGTATCAAGCCTCACACTCGATTGTCCGGGCGTTACGAGAGCGGCCTGGTCAAGATGCTGTTGATTGGTTTGGGGAATCACCGGGGTGCTGCGACCTATCATCAAGCGTTCGGAGATCACGATTACTGCCTGGACCCTTTGGCTCGAGACATCGTTCCGAGGATTCTCGATGCGATGCCGATTTCGCTCGGGATCGGAATCGTTGAGGATGCCTTGGGTCGTGTTTCGCACGTTGAAGTGGTTTCGCCAGACCGGATGCTGGAGGTTGAACCTGAACTGCTGCGGATGGCGCGATCTCAAATGCCGATGTTGCCGTTTAATGATGTGGATTTATTGATCATCGACGAGATTGGCAAGGAGATTAGCGGCACCGGGATGGACACCAATGTGGTCGGCCGCAAGACCAACGATCGAGTGGCCGCGAGGGACGAGTATCCCAAGGTTCGCCAGATTTACGTGCGAGGTTTGACCGCGAACACGGACGGCAACGCCACGGGGATCGGAATGGCTGAGTACTGTCATCGGAACGTGATCGAATCGATCGATTATGCGAAGACTCGAGTCAATTGTTTGACCAGTGCTCATCCGAGTGCCGGCGCGGTGCCGATTTCTTTTGACTGTGACCGTGAACTCCTGACCGCTTGTTTAAGCCAGTCGGGATTGCGCAACCGAAAAGAGCTGCGTTGGCTCTGGATTCGCAGCACGTTGGATCTTAGTGAAGTGATGTGCAGTGAGGCATACTGGACCGCAGCCGAGGCGGATGCTCGACTCGTCCCGCTCGAAATCCCAGCCCCCTTGCGTTTTGATTCTGTCGGCGACCTGATCGTTTCCAACCGAATCCGCTAG
- a CDS encoding efflux RND transporter periplasmic adaptor subunit: MQRLNDSRSNALLFAGFFLFLLAWSARSPMAASAQGPGGPASVVVATVTTRDLSAEKAFVANVNPWRQVTIGSAVDGRVLDFLVKAGEAVEQSQPLAQLRTKTIEIEIAGAEAELVLRQAELDELRNGSRADEIALAEALTEVARANNAYAMAKLDRAKRLFRESTGISQDEYEAAEAESLVGAAKVKEVQSSLRLVKEGPRQEKIDQAAANVEIQKQILEGLRDRKEKYTLRAPFDGFVSAELSEKGAWVKQGDAVAEVVEIDPIEIEVFVPETGIRFVKLGGAVNVAVEAIPDQPFVGTIERIVPLADSRSRTFPVRVRVANQKVEGRHPLLPGMLARVTLPAGTLEPRTLVPKDALQLSGSNAVVFRVIEKKADIVPVTTGPSLGSWIAVSPVVPGQLNEGDLVITRGNERLRPGQDVKINEHQAALQ, from the coding sequence ATGCAACGTCTGAATGACTCGCGTTCAAATGCACTCTTGTTTGCTGGTTTCTTTCTGTTTTTGCTAGCGTGGTCAGCCAGATCCCCAATGGCGGCATCCGCGCAAGGGCCAGGCGGTCCGGCAAGTGTGGTTGTAGCAACCGTCACCACGCGTGACCTTTCTGCGGAAAAGGCGTTTGTTGCCAATGTCAATCCTTGGCGGCAGGTAACGATTGGCAGCGCTGTGGATGGTCGTGTCTTGGACTTTCTTGTGAAGGCTGGAGAAGCGGTCGAGCAAAGCCAGCCGCTGGCCCAACTGCGAACCAAGACGATTGAGATTGAAATCGCGGGGGCCGAAGCCGAACTGGTCTTGCGCCAAGCGGAATTGGACGAACTGAGAAATGGCTCTCGGGCTGATGAAATCGCATTGGCCGAGGCACTCACCGAAGTTGCTCGGGCGAATAATGCGTATGCCATGGCCAAGCTGGATCGAGCGAAGCGGTTGTTCCGTGAATCTACGGGGATCAGTCAAGATGAATACGAGGCCGCAGAAGCGGAGTCACTTGTGGGCGCAGCGAAGGTCAAGGAAGTCCAAAGTTCGTTGCGGCTCGTGAAGGAAGGCCCCCGCCAGGAGAAAATTGATCAGGCAGCGGCCAACGTCGAAATTCAAAAGCAGATCCTCGAAGGTTTGAGGGATCGTAAAGAGAAGTATACCCTTCGCGCCCCGTTCGACGGTTTCGTTTCGGCTGAACTGTCGGAAAAGGGGGCCTGGGTGAAGCAGGGCGACGCGGTCGCGGAAGTGGTCGAGATCGATCCCATTGAAATCGAGGTCTTTGTTCCCGAAACAGGCATTCGGTTCGTCAAACTTGGCGGTGCTGTCAATGTCGCGGTCGAGGCGATTCCGGATCAACCCTTTGTCGGAACGATCGAGCGGATCGTGCCGTTGGCGGACAGTCGTTCGCGTACGTTCCCGGTGCGTGTCAGGGTCGCGAACCAAAAGGTCGAAGGCCGTCACCCACTCTTGCCCGGTATGTTAGCTCGCGTGACGTTGCCAGCGGGGACGCTCGAACCCCGCACGTTGGTGCCGAAAGATGCCCTGCAGCTAAGCGGTTCCAATGCGGTGGTGTTTCGTGTCATTGAGAAAAAAGCGGACATCGTACCGGTGACAACGGGTCCTTCGCTGGGAAGCTGGATCGCGGTATCGCCCGTGGTTCCGGGGCAATTGAACGAAGGCGATTTAGTGATCACGCGAGGCAACGAGCGTCTTCGCCCCGGCCAAGACGTGAAGATCAACGAACATCAAGCCGCGTTGCAGTAG
- a CDS encoding efflux RND transporter permease subunit: MHPIEACVRNPVKVAVGALLLILFGSIALMRMPMQLTPEVQTPTLTITTVWPGASPQEVEREIIQEQEEQLKSVEGVTKMTSESMDSSGTIALEFLVGTNMEEALLKVNSRLQQVSEYPEESDEPVISTSNSSDRPIAWFILSALQPTAEQIERFAKVHPETAETLAPVIRAGNPGIRLLRLRDVAKTHPEIRPLLPPELDVPRMRRFAEDFIEAKLERVSGVSNANVLGGLTDEMQVIVDPQRLAARSLTIDDVRRVLRNQNQDTSGGDYWEGKRRYVVRTLNQFRDADQVKAQVLAVLDGSPVFISDVAEVKLGYKKPDGLVRRFGESAIAVNALRETGANVLDVMDGLKQSVAELNADLLADKKLQLLQVYDETEYIDSSVQLVNQNIVVGGTLTMLVLMLFLHLQVRTLLFVPMIVASTLAAMFVSPWFAALTLCLILVAGFWFARGALVVGLAIPISIIGTFLLLNLWGRSLNVISLAGMAFAVGMLVDNAVVVLENIFRHYQDGRAPFDAAVRGTKEVWGAVLASTLTTLAVFLPVLFVEEEAGQLFRDIALAISAAVGLSLIVSITLIPTVTARLLSERADPAHKPSDTDSAIASHAKLTRRMVYPLVWISSLFVSGVVASNRFFQRSLFRRLAFVVVLLSVTAGMSYLLWPKVEYLPTGNRNLVFGIILPPPGYNLDELSRLGETVETHLKPYWDVDPDQDGFDDMPYPAIYDFFYVARGRQVFLGVRSVDPQRSGELVPLIQSVSSKLPGTFVIAKQSSLFEQGLTAGRTIDVEITGPELEKLVAIGGQVLGNVVADPLGVRGGEGVVPGAQARPVPSLDLSNPETHVIPRLIQSEQMGVNATSLGYAVNALVDGAFATDYYIGGDKIDLTIVGSTKPESSLQDLMSLPIATPGGQLVPLSSLASIDLSSGPEQINHRERQRAITIEVSPPADMALEDALERIETQILAPIRESGQLAGGYQITLSGTADKLRDTWLALRWNVLLALLITYLLMAALFESWIYPLVIIMSVPLGAVGGLLGLRALSLYLQWRGLNPQPLDVLTMLGFVILIGTVVNNAILIVHQSLNLMREEGYASRDAILESVRTRVRPILMTTATTVLGLCPLVLFPGSGSELYRGLGSVLLGGLIVSTFFTLVFVPTLFRIFMDIKESLTSQSNLASGSGRIVEPRTSEATSSTTAPVAGA, translated from the coding sequence ATGCACCCCATTGAAGCCTGCGTCCGAAACCCCGTTAAAGTGGCCGTCGGTGCGCTATTGTTGATTCTGTTCGGCTCGATCGCATTGATGCGTATGCCGATGCAACTGACGCCTGAAGTGCAAACGCCGACATTAACGATCACGACGGTGTGGCCAGGGGCGAGCCCTCAAGAAGTCGAACGTGAGATCATTCAGGAGCAGGAAGAGCAGCTTAAGAGTGTCGAAGGCGTCACGAAGATGACCAGCGAATCGATGGATTCGAGCGGCACGATCGCGTTGGAATTCCTGGTTGGAACCAACATGGAAGAAGCGTTGCTGAAGGTCAACAGCCGCTTGCAGCAAGTTTCGGAGTACCCCGAGGAATCGGATGAGCCGGTCATTTCGACAAGCAATTCTTCAGATCGACCGATTGCTTGGTTTATTTTGAGCGCGTTGCAACCGACGGCGGAGCAGATTGAACGCTTCGCCAAGGTGCATCCGGAGACGGCCGAAACGCTTGCTCCGGTGATTCGTGCTGGAAACCCCGGGATTCGCTTGCTGAGGTTGCGGGACGTTGCCAAGACCCATCCGGAAATCCGCCCACTGTTGCCGCCCGAATTAGACGTCCCTCGGATGCGCCGGTTTGCCGAAGATTTCATCGAAGCGAAGCTAGAACGCGTGAGCGGAGTCTCGAATGCGAACGTGCTGGGTGGTTTGACGGATGAGATGCAAGTGATTGTCGACCCGCAGCGTTTGGCGGCGCGAAGCTTGACGATTGATGACGTCCGTCGAGTGCTTCGCAATCAGAACCAGGACACATCGGGCGGTGACTATTGGGAAGGCAAGCGTCGTTACGTCGTTCGTACGTTGAATCAGTTTCGTGACGCAGACCAAGTCAAGGCACAGGTCTTGGCGGTGCTTGATGGGTCCCCCGTGTTCATCAGCGATGTCGCGGAGGTGAAGTTGGGATACAAGAAACCCGATGGATTGGTGCGACGGTTTGGCGAATCCGCGATTGCTGTCAACGCTTTGCGTGAAACGGGTGCGAACGTTCTCGACGTGATGGACGGTTTGAAGCAAAGTGTGGCGGAATTGAATGCGGATCTGCTGGCCGACAAGAAATTGCAACTGCTGCAAGTCTATGACGAAACCGAGTACATCGATTCGTCCGTTCAACTGGTAAACCAAAACATTGTCGTCGGTGGGACGTTGACGATGTTGGTGCTGATGTTGTTTTTGCACCTGCAAGTTCGAACACTGCTTTTTGTACCGATGATCGTCGCCTCAACGCTCGCGGCGATGTTCGTCAGTCCGTGGTTTGCAGCGCTTACGCTCTGCTTGATTCTCGTCGCTGGATTTTGGTTCGCCCGCGGTGCGCTGGTCGTTGGATTGGCGATTCCGATCAGCATCATCGGTACGTTCTTGCTGCTGAATTTGTGGGGCCGTTCGTTGAATGTCATCAGTTTGGCGGGGATGGCGTTCGCGGTGGGGATGTTGGTCGACAATGCGGTGGTCGTGCTGGAAAACATTTTTCGTCATTACCAGGATGGTCGTGCCCCCTTTGATGCCGCAGTGCGAGGCACGAAAGAGGTGTGGGGTGCGGTGCTTGCATCGACACTGACCACGCTTGCGGTCTTTCTTCCCGTTTTGTTCGTCGAAGAAGAAGCGGGACAGTTGTTTCGTGATATCGCATTGGCCATTAGTGCCGCAGTTGGTTTGTCCTTGATCGTTAGCATCACGTTGATTCCGACGGTGACGGCAAGATTGCTAAGCGAGAGGGCCGATCCCGCTCACAAGCCCTCGGATACCGATTCGGCAATTGCGTCCCACGCCAAACTGACCCGGCGAATGGTCTACCCGCTGGTTTGGATCTCGTCTCTGTTCGTATCGGGTGTCGTCGCGTCCAACCGTTTTTTTCAACGCAGTCTGTTTCGTCGGCTTGCGTTTGTGGTGGTCTTGTTGTCGGTCACTGCGGGGATGAGTTATCTGCTTTGGCCCAAAGTGGAATACCTGCCGACCGGCAACCGCAACTTAGTCTTTGGAATCATTTTGCCGCCTCCGGGATACAATCTTGACGAGTTGTCGCGGCTCGGAGAAACCGTTGAAACGCACTTGAAACCTTACTGGGATGTCGACCCGGATCAAGACGGCTTTGACGATATGCCTTACCCCGCGATTTACGATTTTTTCTACGTGGCCCGCGGGCGTCAGGTCTTTCTTGGTGTTCGTTCGGTTGATCCGCAGCGGAGCGGTGAATTGGTTCCTTTGATCCAAAGCGTCAGTTCAAAACTGCCAGGAACGTTCGTCATCGCAAAACAATCGAGCCTGTTTGAACAAGGGTTAACGGCCGGTCGAACGATCGATGTTGAAATCACCGGACCGGAACTTGAGAAGCTGGTAGCGATCGGTGGTCAAGTTCTGGGGAACGTTGTCGCGGATCCGCTCGGTGTGCGTGGTGGTGAAGGGGTCGTACCGGGAGCCCAGGCGCGTCCGGTGCCCAGTTTGGACTTAAGCAACCCCGAAACGCATGTCATTCCTCGATTGATTCAGTCGGAGCAGATGGGTGTGAATGCAACCAGTCTTGGATACGCTGTGAACGCGCTAGTCGACGGTGCGTTTGCTACGGATTATTACATCGGAGGCGACAAAATCGATTTGACCATTGTGGGCAGTACGAAGCCAGAGAGTTCGTTGCAAGACTTGATGTCGTTGCCGATCGCAACGCCAGGCGGTCAATTGGTTCCGTTGTCGTCACTTGCGAGTATTGACTTGTCCAGTGGCCCCGAGCAGATCAATCATCGCGAACGGCAACGAGCGATCACGATTGAGGTCTCCCCTCCCGCGGACATGGCGCTTGAGGATGCACTGGAGCGGATCGAGACCCAGATCCTTGCTCCGATTCGTGAATCGGGACAATTGGCCGGTGGGTATCAAATCACGCTCTCAGGAACCGCAGATAAGCTACGTGATACCTGGCTGGCGTTACGGTGGAATGTGTTGTTGGCTCTGCTGATCACGTATCTGTTGATGGCCGCTTTGTTTGAAAGTTGGATTTACCCGCTTGTGATCATCATGAGTGTCCCGCTCGGTGCGGTCGGCGGTCTGCTTGGCTTGAGGGCGTTGAGTCTGTATTTGCAGTGGCGCGGACTCAACCCACAACCGCTCGACGTGTTGACGATGCTGGGGTTTGTGATTTTGATTGGAACGGTCGTGAACAATGCGATTTTGATTGTCCATCAGTCGTTGAACTTGATGCGAGAAGAAGGCTATGCGTCGCGTGACGCTATTTTGGAAAGTGTTCGCACGCGAGTTCGTCCGATTTTGATGACGACGGCGACAACCGTGTTGGGGCTTTGCCCGTTGGTGTTGTTTCCTGGATCCGGCAGCGAATTGTACCGCGGGCTCGGCAGTGTGTTGCTTGGCGGTTTGATCGTTTCAACGTTCTTTACGTTGGTCTTCGTCCCGACACTGTTCCGAATTTTTATGGATATCAAGGAATCGCTGACCTCGCAAAGCAATCTGGCTTCGGGATCGGGTAGGATTGTTGAGCCTCGGACCAGCGAAGCGACGAGCTCGACTACGGCGCCAGTTGCTGGTGCTTAA
- a CDS encoding LamG-like jellyroll fold domain-containing protein, with translation MFRRTLSCFACLALVTLCTDNLAAHEGGHDSHPNDAEKFFTTRPSSRVLPLAKEEDVFHFVVYGDRTGGVPAGLKVLEQAVVDTNLLDPDLVMTVGDLVQGYNETPEWMQQMAEYQEIMNRLKMQWFPVPGNHDVYWRGEGKSPEGQHESNFEKHFGPLWYTFQHKNAGFVVLYSDEGDRATNEKGFNEGRLQTMSVEQLEFLEQALEKHKDLDHVFLFLHHPRWVGAGYTGGNWDVVHEMLREAGNVTAVFAGHIHHMRFDGPKDGIAYYTLATTGAHLSADIPKAGYLHHLNVVTVRPETATVASLPIGSVIDPTEFTAEFLAEVDRARRIRPREVQNDLLLAVDGSASGRVVFALENSSSRDIDVTASFDPSARDWITSLDHDHFTLAPGKKTQLEVRFHREADLAAELTVPRLMLDMQYLGKSARIGLPSVSTPVSLKLAAVPADYFDTVANRCLQVIDEQSVLRIDSSELRLHDGPFTLEAWVNPAQTAGHRGLIAKTEGSEFAFFMDEGVPQFDVHLDGHYVNAKARDVLKPNQWSHLAGVFDGSELRLFVNGKRVGSAPGSGKRTRNDLPLYVGADPDHAGRPHRPFVGKIDEVRISKKAMYQEDFSPLRRFAPEAETLMLLHLDRRLGPFVLDHSRSAIKGTLGPKAELVAVP, from the coding sequence ATGTTTAGACGAACCCTATCCTGTTTTGCCTGTTTGGCACTTGTCACCCTTTGCACCGATAACCTGGCAGCACACGAAGGGGGGCACGATTCTCACCCTAACGATGCGGAAAAATTCTTCACGACGCGACCATCGTCTCGCGTGCTGCCGCTCGCCAAAGAAGAAGATGTATTCCACTTTGTCGTCTACGGTGACCGTACCGGTGGGGTTCCGGCTGGATTGAAAGTCCTTGAACAGGCCGTCGTCGATACGAATTTGCTCGATCCTGACTTGGTCATGACGGTTGGCGATTTGGTGCAGGGCTACAACGAAACGCCCGAGTGGATGCAGCAGATGGCCGAGTACCAAGAGATCATGAATCGGTTGAAGATGCAGTGGTTTCCGGTTCCCGGAAATCACGATGTCTATTGGCGTGGCGAAGGGAAATCGCCCGAGGGACAACATGAATCGAACTTCGAAAAGCACTTTGGACCATTGTGGTACACCTTCCAGCACAAGAACGCTGGCTTCGTTGTCCTTTACAGCGATGAGGGGGACCGGGCGACGAACGAAAAGGGCTTCAACGAAGGCCGATTGCAAACAATGAGCGTTGAGCAATTGGAGTTTCTCGAGCAGGCATTGGAGAAGCACAAGGACCTCGACCACGTCTTTTTGTTCTTGCACCATCCACGCTGGGTTGGTGCTGGCTACACCGGTGGCAACTGGGACGTTGTTCATGAAATGCTTCGCGAAGCAGGCAACGTGACTGCGGTCTTCGCTGGCCATATCCATCACATGCGGTTCGACGGACCCAAGGACGGGATTGCCTACTACACGCTGGCGACCACCGGCGCGCACTTGTCAGCCGATATTCCTAAGGCTGGGTACTTGCACCATTTAAACGTGGTGACCGTTCGGCCTGAGACCGCGACGGTTGCGTCGCTGCCCATTGGATCGGTGATCGATCCGACGGAATTCACGGCTGAGTTTTTGGCCGAAGTAGATCGAGCTCGACGAATCCGCCCCAGGGAGGTTCAAAATGACTTGCTGTTGGCGGTCGATGGATCGGCATCGGGTCGCGTTGTCTTCGCACTGGAAAATAGCTCGTCGCGTGATATCGATGTGACCGCATCGTTTGACCCCTCGGCACGCGATTGGATCACGTCGCTTGACCACGACCACTTCACCCTCGCCCCCGGTAAGAAAACCCAGTTGGAGGTTCGCTTTCATCGCGAGGCGGATTTGGCCGCTGAATTGACTGTTCCTCGGTTGATGTTGGACATGCAGTATCTGGGGAAATCGGCACGGATCGGCTTGCCCTCGGTTTCGACTCCTGTTTCTTTGAAGTTGGCTGCCGTTCCGGCTGATTATTTCGATACGGTTGCCAACCGCTGCCTGCAAGTCATCGACGAGCAATCGGTGCTGCGGATCGATTCGTCAGAGTTACGGCTCCACGATGGTCCGTTTACACTTGAAGCTTGGGTGAATCCTGCTCAAACCGCCGGGCACCGAGGTTTGATCGCCAAGACCGAAGGGAGTGAGTTTGCATTCTTTATGGATGAGGGGGTTCCTCAATTCGATGTCCATCTCGATGGTCACTACGTCAACGCAAAAGCAAGAGATGTGTTGAAGCCAAACCAGTGGTCTCATTTGGCGGGTGTGTTTGACGGCAGCGAGTTGAGGTTGTTTGTCAACGGGAAGCGGGTGGGTTCTGCGCCGGGATCCGGAAAGCGAACTCGTAATGATTTGCCATTGTACGTCGGTGCCGATCCGGATCACGCAGGTCGGCCACATCGACCGTTTGTTGGCAAAATCGACGAAGTTCGGATTTCAAAGAAAGCGATGTATCAGGAGGACTTTTCTCCGCTGCGGCGTTTTGCACCTGAGGCGGAGACGTTGATGCTGCTGCACCTTGACCGTAGACTCGGTCCCTTCGTGCTCGATCACAGCCGTTCCGCGATCAAGGGTACGCTTGGTCCGAAAGCTGAATTGGTCGCAGTGCCCTAA
- a CDS encoding DUF5060 domain-containing protein yields the protein MVKATNNTIVPLVILVNAILGGIGSAQTHVFEVVEKTFTAENTYHNPYIDVDLWVNLNGPNGKKHLVPAFWDGGQTFRVRLVATMPGAWNWSTGTTTGDSGLDRQRGSFDAIAWTDSEKEANPNRRGFIRATASGHHAEYADGTPFLMAADTVWSGLTKIFKSGSDEGIAQISFQNYLDARKAQGYNAFNMIACYPTDTTAPIWHAAVRGQKVSDRGHTPFVMDGVNADLTRIVPEYWQEADPKMKYMADNGFVPFLETVRRSESWPKLGQEQKDAFYNYVRYLWARYGCYNMVFSWVHMDADGNGEYDLWLPVVKHAYDELKRKNGTGSMPYGTPRTAMAAGTSLDSWSKDARYLLDFHNISNSGARSPASFAWMRALYADTPHLPAQNVEGFYPGWNRCSAPFTPSMTLGQSAIYGAYGNVLNGAFAGYSWGDLYFSGAANGDDPNIPNGTPQKFALSSYDSFAFGYMPKFFLDAGHDFSKLSPDTNKNLGRVSPLITLAIATDQSYALGFICPGVDTTTLKNLTPSTDYRFEWWQTTTGTWQAATVITTDVNGSVAMPSRPDSTLNWAFRIQQSNENP from the coding sequence ATGGTGAAAGCTACGAACAACACGATCGTGCCGCTTGTGATTCTCGTGAATGCAATTCTTGGGGGCATTGGCTCCGCACAGACACACGTTTTCGAGGTGGTCGAGAAGACCTTTACCGCCGAGAACACGTATCACAACCCGTATATCGACGTCGACCTATGGGTCAACCTCAACGGGCCAAATGGCAAGAAACACTTGGTCCCAGCGTTCTGGGATGGCGGTCAGACCTTCCGCGTACGACTCGTCGCAACCATGCCGGGTGCATGGAACTGGTCGACCGGCACCACCACCGGTGACAGCGGGCTCGATCGGCAAAGGGGTTCGTTTGATGCCATCGCCTGGACCGACTCGGAAAAGGAGGCGAATCCCAACCGACGCGGATTCATTCGGGCCACAGCGAGCGGACATCATGCGGAATACGCAGATGGTACTCCGTTTCTGATGGCCGCCGACACGGTCTGGAGCGGGCTCACGAAGATTTTCAAATCGGGGAGCGACGAAGGCATTGCGCAGATCTCTTTTCAGAACTACCTCGATGCGAGAAAAGCACAGGGATACAACGCATTCAATATGATTGCCTGTTATCCAACCGATACGACCGCTCCCATTTGGCATGCCGCAGTAAGAGGGCAGAAGGTTTCCGATCGTGGGCATACCCCGTTTGTCATGGACGGAGTCAATGCGGACCTGACTCGAATTGTCCCTGAGTATTGGCAGGAGGCTGACCCCAAAATGAAATACATGGCAGACAATGGGTTTGTGCCGTTTCTCGAAACCGTAAGACGAAGCGAGAGTTGGCCGAAGCTGGGGCAGGAGCAGAAAGATGCCTTTTATAACTACGTTCGCTACTTGTGGGCTCGCTACGGTTGCTACAACATGGTCTTCAGCTGGGTTCATATGGACGCAGACGGAAATGGGGAGTACGACCTTTGGCTTCCCGTGGTCAAGCATGCCTATGACGAATTGAAGAGGAAGAACGGCACAGGATCGATGCCGTATGGAACGCCACGAACCGCCATGGCTGCTGGGACCAGTCTTGATTCCTGGTCAAAAGATGCCCGCTACTTGTTGGATTTTCATAACATCAGCAATAGCGGCGCACGGTCTCCCGCCTCCTTTGCCTGGATGCGTGCACTCTATGCCGACACGCCTCACCTGCCCGCTCAAAATGTAGAGGGCTTCTATCCGGGTTGGAATCGTTGCAGCGCCCCCTTCACCCCGAGCATGACCTTGGGGCAATCTGCTATCTATGGGGCGTATGGCAATGTTCTCAACGGGGCTTTTGCTGGATACAGCTGGGGCGATCTCTATTTTTCTGGAGCCGCAAACGGTGATGATCCGAACATACCCAACGGCACCCCGCAAAAGTTTGCCCTCTCGTCCTATGATTCCTTTGCCTTCGGGTACATGCCGAAGTTCTTCCTCGATGCCGGCCACGATTTCTCCAAATTGTCACCCGATACCAATAAAAATCTAGGACGGGTGAGTCCCCTCATTACGCTGGCCATCGCGACGGATCAATCCTATGCGCTGGGCTTCATTTGTCCCGGTGTCGACACAACCACTCTCAAGAACCTGACTCCCTCTACCGACTACAGGTTTGAATGGTGGCAGACCACAACCGGAACGTGGCAAGCAGCGACGGTCATCACCACCGACGTCAACGGAAGTGTTGCGATGCCAAGTCGTCCAGACAGCACGCTGAACTGGGCATTCCGTATCCAGCAAAGCAACGAAAATCCCTGA
- a CDS encoding BlaI/MecI/CopY family transcriptional regulator: MGLELSRREREIVDILYAAEEASAAEVRGAMANPPSDATVRTLLRILTEKDVVTHRMEGRRFVYRPQKAKSGAGKSALRRVLNVFYDGSVEDALAAHLTDPKIELDPSQIDRLRDLINDAAKKGKRS, encoded by the coding sequence ATGGGCTTGGAACTGAGTCGGCGAGAGCGTGAGATCGTCGATATTTTGTATGCGGCGGAAGAGGCGAGCGCAGCGGAGGTTCGCGGGGCGATGGCCAATCCACCCTCCGATGCAACCGTGCGAACGCTGCTGCGGATTTTGACCGAAAAGGACGTTGTCACCCACCGCATGGAGGGTCGGCGATTCGTTTACCGTCCCCAAAAGGCAAAGTCGGGAGCGGGGAAATCGGCTCTGCGCCGCGTGTTGAACGTCTTCTACGACGGGTCGGTTGAAGACGCATTGGCGGCACACCTTACGGACCCCAAGATTGAACTCGACCCGTCGCAGATCGACCGGTTGCGCGATCTGATCAATGATGCTGCGAAAAAGGGGAAGCGATCATGA